The following coding sequences lie in one Haematobia irritans isolate KBUSLIRL chromosome 3, ASM5000362v1, whole genome shotgun sequence genomic window:
- the LOC142230963 gene encoding uncharacterized protein LOC142230963, with protein MKNDANNYTNNASHTTTIDVCNKITPHLFNDDLNISSSVNENLSDLKKDADADNINTQFHTIDTDKLKENSKNFTLKYYSDRCLPRKKGSQIQRNIERFITQPIGSEIQKILRHLKNGNLELTEKSLREIIVFLIPYFLYFDDFEVNNPLGSHTSSILGVYYSFPSAPNFLKYKLNNIFIAALYKSIDVKTFGNSKSFYKLIDILNDLENNGIDLEIKSEKRKIFFSLGLVVGDNLALNSILGFSRSFSAKHFCRYCKLSKASTQNMCDEDFNQLRNISNYEQDVKSMNVEKTGIRENSIFNRISNYHVVDNFYADLLHDILEGVFQYDMCHIIKSLIKDKVIDLEILNIRKNSFQYGETEIGNISPAINERNLRHMSLKMSGREILTFVHFFPLMVGDLVDSNSNLWQFVVNLVEMLDILLMPTFSTLDLANLHSHIEYHNRTYVTLFLDTLKPKHHFLTHYIRIIQNSGPLKYLWTFNFESKHRELKSYVKNIMSRKNILISLAIKFGIVFSDFVSNFMYNVIKLPDSTYTACNSLYYKDLCNRLSLEELNSSVLFSRFERYGTTYKKDFVVFSYDPTFKAFVIKEMFMLNTKVFLLCKQLNVISYDKHYLSYVVEKHSSSEVTIHSIDNVKSPPIHVINLNGKQFLRPKPLFHD; from the exons atgaaaaatgatGCTAATAACTATACTAATAATGCTTCACACACCACCACAATAGATGTGTGTAATAAAATTACACCACATTTATTCAAtgatgatttaaatatttcgagTTCGGTAAATGAAAACTTATCAGATCTTAAAAAGGATGCTGATGCCGATAATATTAACACCCAATTTCATACAATAGATACagataaattaaaagaaaattctaaaaattttactttgaaatattaTTCGGATCGCTGTCTTCCTCGAAAGAAAGGGTCTCAGATTCAACGAAATATTGAACGTTTTATTACACAGCCAATAgggtcagaaatacaaaaaattttacggCATTTGAAAAATGGCAATTTGGAATTAACAGAAAAGAGTCTACgggaaattattgtttttt TAATACCGTATTTCTTATATTTCGATGACTTTGAGGTTAACAATCCACTGGGCTCGCACACATCGAGCATATTGGGAGTCTACTATTCATTTCCTTCAGCTCCAAACTTTTTGAAATATAAactgaataatatttttattgcggCTTTGTACAAGTCAATTGACGTAAAAACATTTGGAAACAGTAAATCCTTTTACAAATTAATAGATATTCTTAATGATTTAGAAAACAATGGTATTGATTTAgaaattaaatcagaaaaaaggaaaatctttttttctttgggcTTAGTCGTAGGCGACAATCTGGCACTGAATTCCATTTTAGGATTTTCTCGCTCATTTTCggcaaaacatttttgtaggtaTTGTAAACTCTCTAAAGCATCCACACAGAACATGTGCGACGAAGATTTTAATCAACTCAGAAATATTTCCAACTATGAACAAGATGTTAAGTCAATGAATGTTGAAAAAACAGGGATAAGAGAAAATTCTATATTCAATAGAATATCCAATTATCATGTAGTTGACAATTTTTATGCAGACCTCCTACATGATATATTGGAAGGAGTTTTTCAATATGATATGTGCCATATCATAAAGTCTCTAATCAAAGACAAAGTTATTGATTTGGAGAttttaaatataagaaaaaactcGTTTCAATATGGAGAGACAGAGATTGGAAATATATCACCAGCTATCAATGAACGTAACTTGCGTCATATGAGTCTTAAAATGTCAGGAAGGGAAATCTTAACTTTCgtgcattttttcccgctaatgGTTGGAGACTTGGTCGACTCGAATTCTAATCTATGGCAGTTCGTTGTAAATTTAGTGGAAATGCTTGATATTTTGCTGATGCCGACATTTTCTACTTTAGACTTGGCGAATTTACATTCTCATATTGAATATCATAATCGAACTTATGTTACGCTGTTTCTTGACACCTTAAAGCCAAAGCATCATTTTTTAACCCATTATATAAGGATTATTCAAAACTCGGGACcattaaaatatttgtggacTTTTAACTTCGAATCTAAACATCGCGAACTAAAATCGtatgtaaaaaatattatgtctagaaagaatattttgatatCACTCGCCATTAAATTTGGTATTGTTTTTTCAGATTTCGTatcaaattttatgtataatgtAATTAAGTTGCCTGATAGCACATACACTGCCTGTAATTCTCTTTATTACAAGGATTTATGTAACCGACTTTCTTTGGAAGAATTAAATTCATCCGTTCTATTTTCAAGATTTGAGAGGTATGGTACTACATATAAAAAGGATTTTGTAGTTTTCAGTTACGATCCCACTTTCAAAGCCTTTgttataaaagaaatgtttatgcTTAATACAAAAGTGTTTTTGTTATGCAAACAATTAAACGTAATATCATATGACAAACATTACTTATCATATGTTGTTGAAAAACACTCATCATCAGAAGTAACCATACACTCAATCGATAATGTGAAATCACCGCCTATACATGTTATTAACCTTAACGGAAAACAGTTTTTGCGTCCAAAGCCTTTGTTTCACGATTGA
- the LOC142229060 gene encoding uncharacterized protein LOC142229060, producing MEYEDDIEIEDLIIVEEEEDSLFKKLKQLKGEMFYSLFRDHGIDENNLKFVSKSHLDEIMPKGQFGQRLVFENCLSKWQQQMVHQESNTARPKEPQVNSLDLINFFGNDNIVGEILNKSMKGKHVLKFYENNNVLDFTFRNELTNCIVEYLLETKVFTSPRLFERLAYSVSKKFPSESKDIYFIHKKGRKPGGKLYSKYHNSLGKLRKAGLWSHKNPQKRNRNEYEEENEIVDELYSQDDDCQIYKDWLKFNIEPFDKVLDSWKRSFNMRHNFIKERNTLTSIIEEWPILKQSFGYKLISHDFSKLYPTKENLLFDKWESMCTSIIKLFTKILKDEESVLLLQQLDDPNTNFENRNSIILYLLPSLLKPSNKKSVINGNLKKRKYIKTTVQDSRETFTLWALNASELQSKIKNTIDYYFKNKQTLQPIICGIGQSHTNFNELFVYYGNIFYKVANHVLALDTCFKLFNVLDLKYPDSCKNVWLFLQQHIYEIVVDDSEKTPILVTILNDIKFN from the exons ATGGAGTACGAAGACGACATCGAAATAGAAGATTTAATTATagtagaagaagaagaagattcgctttttaaaaaattaaagcaattgAAAGGCGAAATGTTTTATTCTTTATTTAGAG ATCATGGAATAGATGAGAACAATTTGAAGTTTGTTTCCAAGAGTCATTTAGACGAGATTATGCCAAAAGGGCAGTTTGGCCAAAGacttgtttttgaaaattgtttgtcaAAGTGGCAGCAACAGATG gtACACCAAGAAAGCAATACTGCGCGTCCAAAGGAACCACAAGTAAATTCCCTTgacttgattaatttttttggaaatgac aatattgttGGGGAAATTCTAAATAAATCTATGAAAGGGAAGCACGtgcttaaattttatgaaaacaacAATGTTTTGGATTTTACATTTAGAAATGAATTAACAAATTGCATCGTGGAGTACCtattagaaacaaaagtttttacTTCGCCTAGGCTTTTCGAGAGGCTTGCCTACTCGGTTTCAAAGAAATTTCCATCGGAGAGCAAG GATATTTACTTCATTCATAAAAAAGGAAGGAAGCCAGGAGGAAAGCTTTACAGCAAGTACCACAACTCGTTGGGGAAATTAAGAAAAGCAGGGTTGTGGTCTCACAAGAATCCTCAAAAAAGAAATAGAAACGAATACGAAGAAGAAAATGAGATCGTCGATGAATTGTATTCCCAAG ATGACGATTGTCAAATATACAAAGATTGGCTTAAATTCAACATTGAGCCCTTTGACAAAGTTCTAGACAGTTGGAAGAGATCATTCAATATGCGCCATAATTTCATAAAGGAGCGAAACACTCTCACCAGCATAATTGAAGAATGGCCTATCTTAAAACAATCATTTGGATATAAATTG ATTTCACATGACTTTTCTAAATTGTAcccaacaaaagaaaatctaCTTTTCGACAAATGGGAATCAATGTGCACctcaataataaaattatttacaaaaatactGAAAGATGAGGAAAGTGTTTTGCTACTGCAGCAGCTTGATGATCCCAACACAAATTTCG AAAACCGAAACTCCATAATTCTCTATTTATTACCAAGCCTTCTAAAGCCATCGAACAAGAAATCGGTTATAaacggaaatttaaaaaaacgtaaatatataaaaacaactgTTCAAGATTCTAGGGAAACATTTACGCTGTGGGCATTAAATGCGAGCGAGTTgcagtcaaaaataaaaaacacaattgattattattttaaaaataagcaAACTCTACAACCTATAATTTGTGGTATAGGTCAAAGCCATACAAATTTTAATGAGCTGTTTGTATATTATGGTAACATATTCTACAAAGTGGCCAATCATGTGTTGGCTTTAGACACATGCTTTAAACTATTTAATGTGCTAGACTTAAAGTACCCGGATTCGTGCAAAAATGTATGGCTTTTTCTGCAACAacatatttatgaaattgttgttgatgattctgaaaaAACTCCAATCTTGGTAACAATTTTaaatgatataaaatttaattaa